In one Vicia villosa cultivar HV-30 ecotype Madison, WI unplaced genomic scaffold, Vvil1.0 ctg.003279F_1_1, whole genome shotgun sequence genomic region, the following are encoded:
- the LOC131640706 gene encoding short-chain dehydrogenase TIC 32 B, chloroplastic-like isoform X2 codes for MKATLRYLAGIAGPSGFGSNSTAEHVTQNCSQFLPSNLTALITGGTSGIGAETARVLAKRGVRVVIGARDLRKGREVRENIQKESPNAEVILLEIDLSSFCSVQRFCSEFLALNLPLNILINNAGIFSQDLEFSEDKIEMTFATNYLGHFLLTEILLDKMIETAEKTSFEGRIINVSSVIHSWVKRNGFCFTHILSGKNYNGTRAYAQSKLANILHAKEIARQLKARNARVTMNAVHPGIVKTRIINKGLITDSLFFIASKLLKSTPQGASTTCYVALSPKIEGVSGKYFTDCNESKCSRLANDELEAQKLWNNTHALLQKRLHQATI; via the exons ATGAAGGCAACATTGAGATACTTAGCAGGAATTGCAGGACCTAGTGGTTTTGGCTCAAATTCAACTGCTGAACATGTTACTCAAAACTGCTCTCAGTTTCTTCCTTCCAATCTAACTGCTCTCATCACTG GTGGCACTTCTGGTATTGGAGCAGAAACAGCTAGAGTGTTAGCAAAAAGAGGAGTGAGAGTTGTGATTGGTGCAAGAGATTTGAGGAAAGGAAGAGAAGTGAGAGAGAATATTCAAAAAGAGAGTCCAAATGCTGAGGTTATTCTGTTGGAGATTGATCTTAGCTCTTTTTGTTCTGTACAAAGATTTTGTTCAGAGTTTTTAGCTTTAAATCTTCCACTTAATATTCTAAT AAACAATGCTGGCATATTCTCTCAAGATTTGGAATTCTCAGAAGACAAAATTGAGATGACATTTGCTACAAATTACTTAG GACATTTTTTGTTAACAGAAATCTTACTAGACAAAATGATTGAAACAGCAGAAAAAACAAGTTTTGAAGGAAGAATAATAAACGTTTCTTCTGTCATACATAGCTGGGTGAAGAGAAATGGTTTTTGTTTCACACACATACTCAGTGGAAAAAA CTATAATGGAACTCGAGCTTACGCGCAATCGAAATTGGCGAATATTTTGCATGCCAAAGAAATAGCCAGACAACTCAAG GCAAGGAATGCAAGAGTGACTATGAATGCAGTTCATCCTGGTATTGTGAAGACAAGAATTATTAACAAGGGTTTAATAACAG ATTCCTTATTTTTCATTGCATCAAAGTTGCTGAAATCTACACCACAGGGTGCATCAACAACATGTTATGTGGCTTTGAGTCCAAAAATAGAAGGGGTGAGTGGAAAATACTTTACAGATTGTAATGAGAGTAAGTGTTCTCGCTTAGCGAACGATGAATTGGAAGCTCAGAAGTTATGGAACAACACTCATGCATTGCTTCAAAAACGACTGCATCAAGCAACAATTTGA
- the LOC131640706 gene encoding short-chain dehydrogenase TIC 32 B, chloroplastic-like isoform X1: MKATLRYLAGIAGPSGFGSNSTAEHVTQNCSQFLPSNLTALITGGTSGIGAETARVLAKRGVRVVIGARDLRKGREVRENIQKESPNAEVILLEIDLSSFCSVQRFCSEFLALNLPLNILINNAGIFSQDLEFSEDKIEMTFATNYLGHFLLTEILLDKMIETAEKTSFEGRIINVSSVIHSWVKRNGFCFTHILSGKKYNYNGTRAYAQSKLANILHAKEIARQLKARNARVTMNAVHPGIVKTRIINKGLITDSLFFIASKLLKSTPQGASTTCYVALSPKIEGVSGKYFTDCNESKCSRLANDELEAQKLWNNTHALLQKRLHQATI; the protein is encoded by the exons ATGAAGGCAACATTGAGATACTTAGCAGGAATTGCAGGACCTAGTGGTTTTGGCTCAAATTCAACTGCTGAACATGTTACTCAAAACTGCTCTCAGTTTCTTCCTTCCAATCTAACTGCTCTCATCACTG GTGGCACTTCTGGTATTGGAGCAGAAACAGCTAGAGTGTTAGCAAAAAGAGGAGTGAGAGTTGTGATTGGTGCAAGAGATTTGAGGAAAGGAAGAGAAGTGAGAGAGAATATTCAAAAAGAGAGTCCAAATGCTGAGGTTATTCTGTTGGAGATTGATCTTAGCTCTTTTTGTTCTGTACAAAGATTTTGTTCAGAGTTTTTAGCTTTAAATCTTCCACTTAATATTCTAAT AAACAATGCTGGCATATTCTCTCAAGATTTGGAATTCTCAGAAGACAAAATTGAGATGACATTTGCTACAAATTACTTAG GACATTTTTTGTTAACAGAAATCTTACTAGACAAAATGATTGAAACAGCAGAAAAAACAAGTTTTGAAGGAAGAATAATAAACGTTTCTTCTGTCATACATAGCTGGGTGAAGAGAAATGGTTTTTGTTTCACACACATACTCAGTGGAAAAAAGTACAA CTATAATGGAACTCGAGCTTACGCGCAATCGAAATTGGCGAATATTTTGCATGCCAAAGAAATAGCCAGACAACTCAAG GCAAGGAATGCAAGAGTGACTATGAATGCAGTTCATCCTGGTATTGTGAAGACAAGAATTATTAACAAGGGTTTAATAACAG ATTCCTTATTTTTCATTGCATCAAAGTTGCTGAAATCTACACCACAGGGTGCATCAACAACATGTTATGTGGCTTTGAGTCCAAAAATAGAAGGGGTGAGTGGAAAATACTTTACAGATTGTAATGAGAGTAAGTGTTCTCGCTTAGCGAACGATGAATTGGAAGCTCAGAAGTTATGGAACAACACTCATGCATTGCTTCAAAAACGACTGCATCAAGCAACAATTTGA